In a genomic window of Phalacrocorax aristotelis chromosome 8, bGulAri2.1, whole genome shotgun sequence:
- the B4GALT7 gene encoding beta-1,4-galactosyltransferase 7 isoform X1: protein MGPARRRAALRLHGGGPPALLGLLPARFSVFPLFFLALLLGFASLLWLQLSCSGEGPAPGAGQSRGSPRQSCPPQAPRLPPEDDPSWGRHRLALLVPFRERFEELLAFVPYMHNFLSKKRIRHHIFILNQVDHFRFNRASLINVGFLESGNDTDYIAMHDVDLLPLNEQLDYSFPEAGPFHVASPELHPLYHYKTYVGGILLLTKQHYEKCNGMSNRFWGWGREDDEFYRRIKGAGLQVRRPSGITTGYETFQHLHDPAWRKRDQKRIAAQKQEQFKVDREGGLNNVRYRIESRTALSVAGAPCTVLNILLDCDTNETPWCMFG from the exons ATGGGCCCGGCCCGCCGTAGGGCCGCGCTCCGCCTACACGGCGGCGG GCCCCCGGCGCTGCTGGGCCTGCTGCCCGCCAGGTTCTCCGTCTTCCCGCTCTTCTTCCTGGCGCTGCTCCTGGGTTTCGCCTCGCTGCTCTGGCTCCAGTTGAGCTGTTCGGGCGAGGGGCCGGCCCCGGGCGCGGGGCAGAGCCGGGGATCCCCCCGCCAGTCCTGCCCGCCCCAGGCCCCGCGCCTGCCGCCGGAGGACGACCCGTCCTGGGGTCGCCATCGCCTGGCGCTGCTCGTCCCCTTCCGCGAGCGCTTCGAGGAGCTACTGGCCTTTGTGCCCTACATGCACAACTTCCTGAGCAAGAAGAGGATCCGCCATCACATCTTCATCCTCAACCAGGTGGATCATTTCAG GTTTAACAGGGCGTCCCTGATCAACGTGGGCTTTCTGGAGAGCGGCAACGACACTGACTACATTGCGATGCATGACGTTGATCTCCTGCCCCTCAACGAGCAGCTGGACTATAGCTTCCCGGAGGCAGGGCCCTTCCACGTGGCATCCCCAGAGCTGCACCCACTCTACCACTATAAGACCTATGTGGGTGGTATCCTGCTGCTCACTAAGCAGCATTATGAGAAG TGCAACGGCATGTCCAACCGTTTCTGGGGTTGGGGTCGGGAGGATGACGAGTTTTACCGACGTATCAAAGGAGCTGGTCTCCAG GTTCGCCGTCCCTCTGGAATCACAACTGGCTATGAGACTTTCCAGCACCTGCATGACCCAGCTTGGAGGAAGAGAGACCAGAAGCGCATCGCTGCACAGAAGCAG GAACAGTTTAAGGTGGATCGGGAGGGAGGTCTAAACAACGTGAGGTACCGAATTGAGTCACGGACAGCTCTGAGCGTGGCAGGAGCCCCTTGCACCGTCCTTAATATCCTGCTGGACTGTGATACAAATGAAACCCCCTGGTGCATGTTTGGCTGA
- the N4BP3 gene encoding NEDD4-binding protein 3: MAAAQGPVTCEPDTRILSTYFSSEPVGVVGSMGSVGSLVEKQDLSPLELRAPLGGSRGLRQPDGLLRKGLSQRELFGYLHGAKKEMRSERKHQTSGACYKRDYESDRENRSPERCSREHHRGADFSKSSLPERGRFDKCRIRPSAFKAVAGKGLVSMQGLSSSKGQKLSKSNGSLHTLLSQSSTAASQHGPLRTHLLHAISLDETSDSSHNSIQSFPSYGSRLKPAQSQFSASMGHINHIGGSLDRVSRSPRDPLAPEKAPLSCKSMATLSRLQSPGEPPPPYEFTYSLEDAVKQLEDRLQETGGELRQLKRSLSETEDPFTQVFEDKQRLWLDELEDLKQMYMARLQQVTQQAQRGQRALQLQLYKAQQEKKRLQEELSMQQCQCEEPKLRQSQGERVSPKLEETKWEVCQKAAEISLLKQQLRDTQEEMAQKLGEIFSLKTQLREAKAEVQARDSQLAQLADSFQSSPEPSTSLPLGDDPMPACQDFPGCETDDSKCRGLHSDTAEPLERQVEWLWAELLRERRQGQLQAVNFELERKTWQEEKEKVLRYQRELQASYMEMYHRSQALERELRQLRSEPRDMGADAPWIERVESSKI, encoded by the exons atggcagcagcacagggtcCTGTGACCTGTGAGCCCGACACCCGGATCCTCAGCACCTATTTCTCTTCAGAGCCCGTTGGTGTCGTTGGCAGCATGGGCAGCGTGGGCAGCCTGGTGGAGAAGCAGGATCTATCCCCCCTGGAGCTGCGGGCCCCGCTGGGGGGCTCGCGGGGGCTTCGGCAGCCTGATGGCTTGCTGCGGAAGGGGCTGAGCCAACGGGAGCTCTTTGGCTACCTGCACGGGGCCAAGAAGGAGATGCGGTCAGAACGGAAGCACCAGACGTCAGGCGCCTGCTACAAGCGGGACTATGAGAGCGACCGCGAGAACCGGTCCCCTGAGCGCTGCTCCCGGGAGCACCACCGTGGGGCTGACTTCTCCAAGAGCTCCCTGCCCGAGAGGGGCCGCTTTGACAAG TGCCGTATCAGGCCCTCAGCTTTCAAGGCGGtagctgggaaggggctggtgTCCATGCAGGGCCTGTCCTCATCCAAGGGGCAGAAGCTGTCCAAGAGCAATGGGAGCCTGCACACGCTGCTGTCGCAGAGCAGCACGGCAGCCTCACAGCATGGCCCGCTCCGCACCCACCTGCTCCACGCCATCAGCCTGGATGAGACCTCTGACTCCAGCCACAACTCCATCCAGAGCTTCCCTTCCTATGGTTCCCGCCTCAAGCCTGCCCAAAGCCAGTTCAGTGCCTCCATGGGCCACATCAACCACATTGGGGGCTCCTTGGACAGGGTTTCCCGGAGCCCCAGGGACCCCCTGGCTCCTGAGAAGGCACCCCTGTCCTGCAAAAGCATGGCCACCCTGAGCcggctgcagagccctggggagcccccgCCACCCTATGAGTTCACCTACTCGCTGGAGGACGCGGTGAAGCAGCTGGAGGACCGGCTGCAGGAGACAGGAGGAGAGCTACGGCAGCTCAAGAGGAGCCTTAGTGAGACTGAAGACCCCTTCACGCAG GTGTTTGAGGACAAGCAGCGGCTGTGGCTGGATGAGCTGGAGGATCTGAAGCAGATGTACATGGCCCGGCTGCAGCAGGTGACGCAGCAGGCGCAGCGCGGGCAGCGggcactgcagctgcagctctacAAGGCGCAGCAGGAGAAGAAGCGGCTACAGGAGGAGCTAAGCATGCAGCAGTGCCAGTGTGAGGAGCCCAAGCTCCGGCAGTCCCAGGGTGAGCGAGTCAGCCCCAAGCTGGAAGAGACCAAGTGGGAG GTGTGCCAGAAGGCAGCGGAGATCTCcctgctgaaacagcagctccGGGACACCCAGGAGGAGATGGCTCAGAAGCTGGGTGAAATCTTTAGCTTGAAGACACAGCTGCGGGAGGCCAAGGCAGAGGTCCAGGCCCGGGATTCCCAGCTGGCACAACTGGCAGACTCCTTCCAGAGCTCCCCGGAGCCCAGCACCTCACTGCCACTGGGTGATGACCCCATGCCGGCGTGCCAGGACTTCCCCGGCTGCGAAACTGATGACTCCAAGTGCCGGGGCCTTCACAGCGACACAGCGGAGCCACTGGAGCGGCAGGTGGAGTGGctgtgggcagagctgctgcggGAGCGGCGCCAGGGCCAGCTGCAGGCTGTGAACTTTGAGCTGGAGAGGAAAACctggcaggaggagaaggagaaggtgcTGCGGTACCAGCGGGAGCTCCAGGCCAGCTACATGGAGATGTACCACCGGAGTCAGGCACTAGAGCGGGAGCTGCGGCAGCTGCGGTCAG
- the LMAN2 gene encoding vesicular integral-membrane protein VIP36: MAAGAGGLLAAAALLVAVTGPRPAPAELTDGNSEHLKREHSLMKPYQGAGSAAMPLWDFQGSTIVTSQYVRLTPDERSREGSIWNRVPCFLKDWELHVHFRIHGAGKKNLHGDGLALWYTQERLVPGPVFGSKDNFHGLAIFLDTYPNDEATERVFPYISAMVNNGSLTYDHSKDGRWTELAGCTADLRNQNHDTFLAIRYSRGRLTVMTDVEDKNEWKNCIDIAGVQLPTGYFFGASAGTGDLSDNHDIISMKLFQLMVEHPLEDETVDWTKIEPSVSLLKSPKDNVDDPTGNFRSGPLTGWKVFLLLLCALLGIIVCAVVGAVVFQKRQERNKRFY, encoded by the exons ATGGCGGCGGGTGCGGGTGGGCTGCTGGCGGCAGCGGCGTTGCTGGTAGCGGTGACCGGGCCGCGCCCGGCGCCCGCAGAGCTCACGGACGGCAACAGCGAGCACCTGAAGCGGGAGCACTCGCTGATGAAGCCGTATCAGG GTGCAGGCTCCGCCGCGATGCCGCTGTGGGACTTCCAGGGCAGCACCATAGTCACCAGCCAGTACGTCCGCCTGACGCCCGACGAGCGCAGCCGGGAGGGCTCCATCTGGAACCGGGTG ccctgcttcCTCAAGGACTGGGAGCTCCACGTCCACTTTAGGATCCACGGTGCTGGCAAGAAGAACCTGCACGGAGACGGCCTGGCCCTGTGGTACACCCAGGAGCGCCTGGTGCCGG GTCCTGTTTTTGGCAGCAAGGACAACTTCCATGGACTGGCCATCTTCCTTGATACATATCCCAATGACGAAGCAACAGAG CGCGTGTTCCCCTACATCTCTGCGATGGTGAACAACGGCTCCCTGACATACGACCACAGTAAGGACGGGCGCTGGACGGAGCTGGCAGGGTGCACCGCTGACCTTCGGAACCAGAACCATGACACTTTCCTGGCAATTCGGTACTCCCGAGGCCGCCTGACG GTGATGACGGATGTGGAAGACAAGAATGAATGGAAGAACTGCATCGACATTGCAGGGGTGCAGCTGCCAACTGGCTACTTCTTTGGTGCTTCTGCTGGCACTGGAGATTTGTCTG ACAATCATGACATCATCTCAATGAAGCTATTCCAGCTCATGGTGGAGCACCCTCTAGAAGATGAGACTGTTGACTGGACCAAGATTGAGCCTAGCGTCAGCCTCCTTAAATCACCTAAAG ACAATGTGGATGACCCGACGGGGAATTTCCGAAGCGGGCCTTTGACGGGCTGGAAAGtgttcctgctcctgctctgcgcACTGCTGGGCATCATCGTCTGTGCTGTGGTGGGAGCTGTGGTCTTCCAGAAACGCCAGGAGCGGAACAAGCGTTTCTACTAG
- the B4GALT7 gene encoding beta-1,4-galactosyltransferase 7 isoform X2, with translation MGPARRRAALRLHGGGFSVFPLFFLALLLGFASLLWLQLSCSGEGPAPGAGQSRGSPRQSCPPQAPRLPPEDDPSWGRHRLALLVPFRERFEELLAFVPYMHNFLSKKRIRHHIFILNQVDHFRFNRASLINVGFLESGNDTDYIAMHDVDLLPLNEQLDYSFPEAGPFHVASPELHPLYHYKTYVGGILLLTKQHYEKCNGMSNRFWGWGREDDEFYRRIKGAGLQVRRPSGITTGYETFQHLHDPAWRKRDQKRIAAQKQEQFKVDREGGLNNVRYRIESRTALSVAGAPCTVLNILLDCDTNETPWCMFG, from the exons ATGGGCCCGGCCCGCCGTAGGGCCGCGCTCCGCCTACACGGCGGCGG GTTCTCCGTCTTCCCGCTCTTCTTCCTGGCGCTGCTCCTGGGTTTCGCCTCGCTGCTCTGGCTCCAGTTGAGCTGTTCGGGCGAGGGGCCGGCCCCGGGCGCGGGGCAGAGCCGGGGATCCCCCCGCCAGTCCTGCCCGCCCCAGGCCCCGCGCCTGCCGCCGGAGGACGACCCGTCCTGGGGTCGCCATCGCCTGGCGCTGCTCGTCCCCTTCCGCGAGCGCTTCGAGGAGCTACTGGCCTTTGTGCCCTACATGCACAACTTCCTGAGCAAGAAGAGGATCCGCCATCACATCTTCATCCTCAACCAGGTGGATCATTTCAG GTTTAACAGGGCGTCCCTGATCAACGTGGGCTTTCTGGAGAGCGGCAACGACACTGACTACATTGCGATGCATGACGTTGATCTCCTGCCCCTCAACGAGCAGCTGGACTATAGCTTCCCGGAGGCAGGGCCCTTCCACGTGGCATCCCCAGAGCTGCACCCACTCTACCACTATAAGACCTATGTGGGTGGTATCCTGCTGCTCACTAAGCAGCATTATGAGAAG TGCAACGGCATGTCCAACCGTTTCTGGGGTTGGGGTCGGGAGGATGACGAGTTTTACCGACGTATCAAAGGAGCTGGTCTCCAG GTTCGCCGTCCCTCTGGAATCACAACTGGCTATGAGACTTTCCAGCACCTGCATGACCCAGCTTGGAGGAAGAGAGACCAGAAGCGCATCGCTGCACAGAAGCAG GAACAGTTTAAGGTGGATCGGGAGGGAGGTCTAAACAACGTGAGGTACCGAATTGAGTCACGGACAGCTCTGAGCGTGGCAGGAGCCCCTTGCACCGTCCTTAATATCCTGCTGGACTGTGATACAAATGAAACCCCCTGGTGCATGTTTGGCTGA
- the LOC142060762 gene encoding ADP-ribosylation factor-like protein 3 isoform X2: MGDVQKGLLSVIQRLKGSVEQELRIILLGLDNAGKTTLLKRLASEEVSTITPTKGFNVKSVHSHGFKLNVWDIGGQRSIRSYWRKYLGSTDLLIYVIDSADQKRFEETGQELAELTEEESLTGVPLLVFANKQDLVTAAPAAEIAEGLRLHTYRDREWQIQACSALSGEGVQDGMNWISSQIMNRKK, from the exons CATCCAGAGGCTGAAGGGTTCTGTGGAGCAGGAGCTCCGCATCATCCTGCTGGGGCTGGACAACGCAGGGAAGACCACACTGCTGAAACGCCTGGCATCTGAGGAGGTCAGCACCATCACACCCACCAAG GGCTTCAACGTAAAGAGTGTCCACTCACATGGCTTCAAGCTCAATGTCTGGGATATTGGGGGGCAGCGCTCCATTCGCTCATACTGGAGAAAGTATTTGGGCAGCACCGACCTGCTG ATTTATGTCATTGACAGTGCAGACCAGAAGCGTTTCGAGGAGACTGGGCAG gagctggcagagctcaCTGAGGAAGAGTCTCTCACAGGGGTCCCACTGCTGGTGTTTGCCAACAAGCAGGACCTAGTgactgcagcccctgcagccgAAATTGCGGAAGGACTGAGACTCCACACCTACCGAGACCGGGAATGGCAGATCCAGGCCTGCTCAGCCTTGTCTGGGGAAGGAGTGCAG gATGGGATGAACTGGATTTCCAGCCAGATCATGAACAGGAAGAAGTGA